One segment of Triticum aestivum cultivar Chinese Spring chromosome 2A, IWGSC CS RefSeq v2.1, whole genome shotgun sequence DNA contains the following:
- the LOC123188971 gene encoding dCTP pyrophosphatase 1, with the protein MNAVKLKETGKGGGAAAAAAAAVILEELRKKMADFARERDWEKYHSPRNLLLALVGEVGELSEIFQWKGEVPKGLPGWEERETEHLGEELADVLLYLVRLSDMCGVDLGKAALRKIDLNARKYPAGPGCRPSKKGVHCSDDTGDSRDDHGDVVAVVRADEIKEEHAS; encoded by the exons ATGAATGCTGTTAAGTTGAAGGAGACGGGCaagggtggcggcgcggcggcggcggcggcggcggcggtgatccTGGAGGAGCTGAGGAAGAAGATGGCCGACTTCGCCAGGGAGAGGGACTGGGAGAAGTACCACAGCCCGAGGAACCTCCTGCTTGCTCTG GTGGGTGAGGTGGGGGAGCTCTCTGAGATATTCCAGTGGAAAGGGGAGGTGCCCAAGGGGCTGCCCGGGTGGGAAGAGAGGGAGACGGAGCACCTCGGTGAGGAGCTCGCCGACGTGCTCCTCTACCTCGTCCGCCTCTCGGACATGTGCGGTGTTGACCTGGGCAAGGCCGCGCTGCGCAAGATCGACCTCAACGCTCGCAAGTACCCCGCCGGGCCAGGCTGCAGGCCATCCAAGAAGGGCGTCCACTGCTCCGACGACACCGGTGACAGCCGTGATGATCACGGCGACGTGGTGGCTGTCGTCCGCGCCGACGAGATCAAGGAGGAACATGCTAGCTAA